The DNA region CCGCCAGTCAGCTAGCCACCATGCCGTGTCCAAGGGACGGACTGCGATTCTGGGCCCAGCCGGATTCCATGTCGTGTCCTGTGAGGCCTCATCGTTGTGCCGACACGGACGGTTGAACTGGATTAACAAATGCCGCATAATCCCAGTGCCACGGCAAGATATCCAGCAACCAACCACAGTCCTCATATCCCGCGTGCCGTGCCTAATTAGGCAACCTGGCTGATCACCACACGCCCCCCACGCAACGCACTCCCTCCACTCACCCTCAACTGCTCGAGGCGTCGCGGCTCACAGGCACAATGCCGCTCCATACAGGGGGACGCCGAGCAAAAGAGCTCGTAAAGTCATTTctggagcgcgcgcgcgagtgAGCTCCATGATGTTTACGCCAACCCTGGGAGGGTCCGTGCCAAGTTCACGTACAGGCATTGCGGTCCCCTTCACTTACACGGCCACGGCAGGGAGTGAGGCGATCCACGATGCCGGGATTTGATGACGACCAGCCAGACAGTCCTGCTAGAGTGCATGTGACGGACGCTGTCCGCGACTGGCGGATTGGTGCAAGGGACTTTCCCTGACAGCTTTCCATTTGAGGACAGGGCCTCGCGTCGCTGTTCAGGACGTTAGGGCTTGAAAGGTCGATTAGGGCTCGAAGACCTGCGGGATATTGGGCAGCAGCTCCCATAAATTCGAGCTCACCTCGCGAGCGGAACGAGGCTGGAACGTCTCTCGACACATCTTCTTGCGTTGCGATGTGACGGGACGTGACTCTCGACTCAAAACTCCCGATCAGATACATAGATCCCTCGACATCGATAGCAACACCGCCCCTATCTCCCTGATtaccatggccgcccgcggcctgcTCAGCGCGCGCAAGCTGTGCACCAGCCGGCGTGACCAGAAGTGGTCCGACCTCAACTACAAGAAGCGCACGCTGGGCACGTCGTTTcggtcgtcgccgtttggCGGCTCGTCGCACGCAAAGGGCATCGTCCTGGAAaaggtcggcgtcgaggccaagcagCCCAACTCGGCAATCCGAAAGTGCGTCCGCGTGCAGCTCATCAAGAACGGGAAGAAGGTGACGGCTTTCGGTACGTGaagcgccaccaccaccatcactaACAGCAAGAACATGAACCTGGATGGGGCTCGCAGCCGCATGCTAATACATGTCCCTTCAGTTCCAAACGACGGCTGCCTCAACTATATTGACGAAAACGACGAGGTCCTGCTTGCGGGGTTTGGGCGCAAGGGCCGCGCAAAGGGCGATATCCCGGGCGTGCGGTTCAAGATTGTCAAGGTCTCTGGCGTCAGTCTTTGGTCGCTGTggagggagaagaaggagaagccTCGGCAGTGAGGATTTTGTGTGGCGCAGAATCCGTGCGTTTTGTGCTGCAATACAATGCATCAACAAAGCGGCATATCGTCGCGGTGCTCTGCGGACGGTGAGCCGTCTACATGTCATGCGGGATTCGTGCACTCTTGCTGCGTCAACAGAATGCACGGCACAAGCAACGTCATCTCTTGGGTTCATCATGTTCGTGTCTATTTTTGATCTACCTTGGTCTACTACTACAGATTGCGAGGCTCAAGCTACTCCTTGGTCGCCTCCGCCACCCGATGGCCCCCCTTAGCCTCGCGGTCCGCCGCCAGAGACTGGGCAAACTTGGATTTCTCGCGCAACCATGGGCCCTTCCAGTAGATGAGATAGACGGGCATGGTGACGACAAAGGCGAGGCACGCCAGGATGGTGCTGGCGTACTCGAGATGCAGGCCGTTGGGCGCAATGTTGGTGTACAGGGGGGTCGAGTACAgggaggcgacgccggccaggaaGTCTCTCGCGAAGCcgttgccgcccgtcgcgctggccgagtACGGGCCGTAGGCGGCGAGCATGTAGCTGATGGTCGACATGTAGATGCCGTagttggcgatggcgatgaggcaCGAGAATATCATGGGCGCGATCCAGTGCACCTGCGGGGGGCCGAGCGACGTCCAGGCGAAGCCGAAGAGGCCAATGGTCTCCAGGGGCGCGAGGTAGAGCAGCCACTTGAGCCTGTGCTCGGGGGCCAGGTGGTCGGGGCCCTTGGCTTTTCTGATCCTGCTATCCCTGATGATCCACGGGAAGTAGCTGACGTAGGCGATCAGGTAGCCAATGTTGATCGGGATAAAGGCCCAGGCGAGCTCCAGGGTTCCGAACCCCCACTGCTTGAAGACGGGCGTGAAGCCCTCCTGGAACGTAAAGATGAGGGCGTCCGAGAAGCCCGACAAGAGGGAGCAGGACAGGACAATCGGCTCGCGGAGAAACATCTCAAACGGCCGCACCCAGGTGACGCCAACCTCCTCCCACGAGATGCGAGGGCTCTTGGCCTCGTTGGGGCCGTACACGTCCGGGTCCTCGCCCgatgtgcggcggcgcttcgcCTCGCGGTCCATGAGGATCGTGGCTCGGCTCTCGGGCATGAAGAAGTGCACGGCCTGGACGGTGACGCCGAAGATGAGCTGGATCCAAAAGTTCCAGTACCACGGCAGGAACTTCTTGATgggcccgccgacgatggggcCGATCGAGGTGCCCCAGACGGACGACAGGACGACAAAGGCCACAGCCCAGTCCTGGTCCTCGGGCTGGTACAGGTCGGCAACCATTCCGAGggtgacgctgccgccggcggagctCAGCCCGCCGAGCGCTCGCGCGACAATGATGCTGCCAAAGTTTggcgccagggcggcgaggatctGCCAGATGTTGACGAGGAACAGCGAGCACCTAGACGGCCGGTCAGTGTCTTGACTCTTTTCGGGTCATCTAACCCAAGTTCGCGGACCCCCATCAATGGACATGGACGTACTGCAGGATCGGCCACCGGCCAAACTCCTCGCTCCACGGCGCCCAGAGCTCGCACCCAAAGGCGTACAGGACGAGAAAGGCGCACTGCCCGGCCCGGACGGCCTGCTGGCTCACGCCGAAATGCTCGCTcacgggctcgacggcgctcgGGTACACGCTCGAGTTGAAGTTCATGGACATTTGCACGGCGAAGATGGACGACAGGAGCATCCACTTCTTCCATGCCGGCCACGAGTACCCCAGGGCGTCGTAGCATTCTTCCTCGGTGATGATGCGTTTGCCATCCGGCGCGTACCGGGGGGGTTGGTGCTGCTTGCTCTGTGACGGGGCCAGGCTGTCCTGGCTGGTCCTGCCGCCACCAgactcctcgtcctcgccaggGGCATCCTGGAgcaggccctcgcgcgctgcaggcggcggcggcggcggcggcggcttttcgttgtcggcggccggtggcgtTTCGGGACGATCCGAGGTTGGCCGCTTTTCCGTCGATGCGGTCCGGTCAGGAACGCCGGGCTGGCGAGTTCCAGGCGGGCCTGCGTCACCGTCGCTCATCTTTTACGTTGAGATGACGCCGGAATAACGTCCTTGATGACAGCACGGGCTTGACGATCGGACATGCTGCTCCGGTTGGTGGGAGCGCTCGAATTTAAAGGCACGACTGCCCGTGTCTGACTGCCCGTGTCGGGACAtccacttttttttttttcccttccgCATCctgcggctggccgtcgggACTCGGACGTCACATCTGGGTCCGCTCGCCATGCTCGGGAGAGATTTTGTCGGTTGATAGTGCACAGCCGGGTGCGTCTACGGTGAAGGCTCTGAAGGCTCTGCGGCACCAGGCACGGCTCGTGGATCGGAAAGTTGCAATCGCGATCTGATGGTGGATCAAGCACAGCGGTAgtgggcggacggacgcatGGCGCTTGACATCATCCCGCGAGGTTAAGGCAcaggccggccggccgacatCGACAAAAGTGTGGAATATTTGTGGAACGAGTGGCGCCGGGGCAGCGAGAGGGTGAAGCTTCACCATCCAGTCTCGGCCTACCAAAAGGGGTAATCCGCCATTGGATGGTAGGAATAGGAGGACTGAGCGGATGTATCAAGATTGTAGACGGCGATGTTATCGTGCCCACCAAGACTACTCACATCTTCTCCTCTCTGGTGATCCTCGCAGATACAAGCATGATGCTTCATCCCCAAGCACATCCAGCTGCAGGGTAGCGGGAGTTGATGGAGTTTAGGTGACTTCAGACGCAatcgccatcatcacagATGACTGGCTCAGGCTTGGGACGCATTGTCTCTTCATCGGCGCTATCCTCGAAAAAAACACAGAATCCCTTGGGCGCTCACTCGTGTTTCTGAATCAGTTGGCAGGTCGCGTCGTTGACAAACATCGCGGGATGCCCTCACCTCAGTGCAACACGGCCTGGGACCCCTGGCTGCTAGCCTGCAACCCGCCTATGGCCAAGGTCCTGACAGCGGGCCACCTTGCCAGGCAATCAACGCCACGTCTGTCGTAGTCTGATCTGCAACCAAACAACTTCAAAACTTGGACAACCTCTCCCGGCGATACACACGCAGaagcccaccaccgccaccaccatgcgGATCCTGCTGCACTCCCACTTTCCCGCAGGGCACGCATATCCCatgcaggccgtcgcccaggcccTCGTGTcgcgcggccacgacgtcgtctgGCTCACCTCGGCCGGCAACGAGGCGCGCGTCCGCGCAACCGGCGCAGCCTTCGCCCcgacgcgcgccctcgccagcctcgacgagccgctgATGAAACGAGACGCGACGGGTCTCTTCGACGCCCCCGGGAGCCAGCTTCGCGgacggctggcggcgcaggtggcCGACTACCGCGCGGTGCTGGCCGAGTTTCGCGCAGACGTcttgctcgtcgacgtcttccccaatggcgcgcgcgcgctgtACGACCTGGGCGAGATTCCCGTCTATGCCACTCTGGGCGTCATTCCGCTGTATGCTTcgacggcagcgtcgcccgtggcggcgtctggccagccgccaccaacaTCCTGGCTGGGCTTGCTGGCAAATGCCGTCCTCCATGCGCTGCATCGATGGGCTGTGCTTCCGTGGTCTGTCGTCTCGGTCATCGACCAGCAACGGGCTGGAGTAGGCCTTTGCGGACTGCGGTacgccgagccgcccgagTTCCTCAGCTACAGTCCGCACCTACACATCcaggcatcgtcaccgcggCTCGAGTTCTTCCAGAGCGCCGGTTCGCCGCAGCACCGGCGCAACACAATGTACGTCGGCCCGCTCGTCACCAAAAGTGCACTGGACACTACCAATCTTCCGTCGTGGTGGCCCGAGGTCGTGGCCCATGGCCGTGTTGTTGGCGTCACGCAGGGGACGTTGGCCATGGACCCAACCTCGCTCATCCTTCCGGCAATCGTGGCTTTGCGAGACGATCCGAGCATTTTGCTCGTTGTGGTGTCGCCGCACGTCAAAGACATCGAGGCGCGAGTCGGGCGACCCGACAATGTTCGCTTCGCGACCTGGATGCCATACAGTATGCTCTTGCCCCAGCTGTCTCTGCTCATCACCAACGGCGGCTACGGCAGCATCACGCAAGCGATATCACACAAGGTCCCGCTGCTTTGCGCCGGGCAGTCGGAGGACAAGAgggacacggcggcgcgggtcgTCTGGGCCGGGGTCGGCATTGATCTCAAGACGGACAGCCCGACGCCCGAGCGCGTGAGAGCGGCAACGCGCCagatcctcgacgacagTGGATACCGAGGTAGGGTATGCGCCGTGGGTGATGAGCTCAACGGTCTAGGGGGAGCTGAAACTGCATGTGAGCACCTCGAAGCTCTGGCCAGGGGCTCTACGCCACGTGTTTTGCGGTAAACCTCCTTGTTGCTTGGGATGTCGTTTCGGCTTTACGGAAAACAGTCAAAATCGTGAGGCCGCTCACGTTGATCTTGCTCACATTTTGTTTTGCAATCGCCAACCCGCATTATCCCACGAAGCCGCACCTCTCACTCTCGGTACCCTGTCATTTCCCGGCCCAGAACCTGAGGAAAGCCTCCTTCGTGCTCTTCGGTGGAGGACACTCCTCTggcacgtcctcgtcccTCAACGGCAGCCCGTCGTTGCCGACGTTGGTCACCGCGTTCTGCTGCTTGCCCAGGTAAAAGTTTGTCTGGAAGCACGCCGCAACCAGCGGGATGAAGGCCAGGCCCAGCGCAGGGGCCAAACAGTAGTAGAGCGTGCGGCGGTACGCCTCGATGCAGCCCTGACGCATCGGGCTGTCAAAGGGGTATAGGGTGCGAATGGCCTTGACGTTGCCAAAGATCTTGGTGACGTCCTTttccgtggccgtggcgggcaggtgcgcgcgcagctgccgGGGCATCTGGTAGGaccagacgacggcgacgatggcggagcCGATCTTGGACCACAGTGAGAGCATGGCGATGGCCAGGGCGACGTCTTGGTGCGGGACCGAGGCCTGCGAGGCGACGCgggagccgacgacggagaaggcaccgccgcagccgacCAGGATCATGGAGATGACCATGGGTGCCGTGTCGACGGTGGCacgccggccgtcgagcatGATGCCCATGCCGACAATcttgagggcgaggccaagcagctggagcgcctTGTACCGGTGCGTCCATCGCTGGATCaagccggccacgacgccaaAGACGCAGAGCGCCAGAGTCAGCGTGTTGCCGTAGTAGACCCAGTCCTGGTAGCTCCAGGGCTTTGCGATGAGCACGTAGGAGCTCCAGTAGAGGCCACGAATCTGGCCAGCCACTGCGACACCCGTTAGCAAGCTGCGGCTGGATCACCGACCACCGACTACCGTGGTCGCGTGCCTCGGAGTGGAGTGGACTCACGCATGTAGAAACCGTCAATGATGACGGCCATGAGGAACGTCTTGTTGAAGATCAATCTCCTCGGGGCACTCGG from Purpureocillium takamizusanense chromosome 3, complete sequence includes:
- the rps23_1 gene encoding ribosomal protein S23 (COG:J~EggNog:ENOG503P20Z) translates to MAARGLLSARKLCTSRRDQKWSDLNYKKRTLGTSFRSSPFGGSSHAKGIVLEKVGVEAKQPNSAIRKCVRVQLIKNGKKVTAFVPNDGCLNYIDENDEVLLAGFGRKGRAKGDIPGVRFKIVKVSGVSLWSLWREKKEKPRQ
- a CDS encoding uncharacterized protein (COG:S~TransMembrane:12 (i117-134o154-173i185-203o209-230i242-264o270-291i348-366o386-408i429-448o460-485i497-515o527-548i)~EggNog:ENOG503NYEZ), which codes for MSDGDAGPPGTRQPGVPDRTASTEKRPTSDRPETPPAADNEKPPPPPPPPAAREGLLQDAPGEDEESGGGRTSQDSLAPSQSKQHQPPRYAPDGKRIITEEECYDALGYSWPAWKKWMLLSSIFAVQMSMNFNSSVYPSAVEPVSEHFGVSQQAVRAGQCAFLVLYAFGCELWAPWSEEFGRWPILQCSLFLVNIWQILAALAPNFGSIIVARALGGLSSAGGSVTLGMVADLYQPEDQDWAVAFVVLSSVWGTSIGPIVGGPIKKFLPWYWNFWIQLIFGVTVQAVHFFMPESRATILMDREAKRRRTSGEDPDVYGPNEAKSPRISWEEVGVTWVRPFEMFLREPIVLSCSLLSGFSDALIFTFQEGFTPVFKQWGFGTLELAWAFIPINIGYLIAYVSYFPWIIRDSRIRKAKGPDHLAPEHRLKWLLYLAPLETIGLFGFAWTSLGPPQVHWIAPMIFSCLIAIANYGIYMSTISYMLAAYGPYSASATGGNGFARDFLAGVASLYSTPLYTNIAPNGLHLEYASTILACLAFVVTMPVYLIYWKGPWLREKSKFAQSLAADREAKGGHRVAEATKE
- a CDS encoding uncharacterized protein (COG:H~EggNog:ENOG503PAH6~CAZy:GT1) is translated as MRILLHSHFPAGHAYPMQAVAQALVSRGHDVVWLTSAGNEARVRATGAAFAPTRALASLDEPLMKRDATGLFDAPGSQLRGRLAAQVADYRAVLAEFRADVLLVDVFPNGARALYDLGEIPVYATLGVIPLYASTAASPVAASGQPPPTSWLGLLANAVLHALHRWAVLPWSVVSVIDQQRAGVGLCGLRYAEPPEFLSYSPHLHIQASSPRLEFFQSAGSPQHRRNTMYVGPLVTKSALDTTNLPSWWPEVVAHGRVVGVTQGTLAMDPTSLILPAIVALRDDPSILLVVVSPHVKDIEARVGRPDNVRFATWMPYSMLLPQLSLLITNGGYGSITQAISHKVPLLCAGQSEDKRDTAARVVWAGVGIDLKTDSPTPERVRAATRQILDDSGYRGRVCAVGDELNGLGGAETACEHLEALARGSTPRVLR